The segment TTTCACTCGATATCAAAGCCTTTACGATCTCGGTAGAGATTTAGGTAACTTCTGCATTAGGCGGTTCTGTGAAGCCAAAGTTTGTTTTCTTTTCCATGTTTTACAACTTTGTTTTCCTGGGATTGTACTAGTGATTCCACACCTCTTTCCACAACTTTGTCAGTCTTCCAACCACTATCtagcatttttttttcaaacgaCTCTTTCAGTTACTATTCAACCGCCAATGCGAACTATGCCAGGGATGTCTTAAATATTCGTGTCGCCATACTTCCTGGTAACTGAGAAAATGTTAACATTTTTTGAATGTGCTGCAAGAAGCTACTATCAGCAACTTTCCAAGTGAAAGAGTTCCAACACAACTTTCTTTTAGTGACTATTCACTAATTGGTGACACTTGATAGGCAACTATTTACTATTATCCTAAAGATTTAGAATTTCTTGATCTTAAGATAAGCAAAGTCGAGTTGTTTCACCACCTTGACACGTTGAATACAAGGAGAGTAGTTAAAATATATGCatgaattgtttttaattattatgcTGAAAGCCAAGAGAATCATTAAGAATAGTgtacattataattattacGAATTCCATAAATTAGAATACTTGTCTTATCTCATGTAGCTCAAGGTTCCAATAAAAGGATCCCTCTCTTTACACAAGgatcatagtcataatcacaacacAAGAACAATAACATTCATGGCAACTCCAATATCAATAGTGCATATGGAAACGCATGTATGCTTGTAAATGGGGATATGTTAATACTTTATTTTCTACAGCGTAACATCaagttaaattttatataaggtGGATGACCTCCAAGTGTTTCCAAGATGGTCactcattctttctcaactTCATCTCCTATTTCAGCTCTCTGGCCATGATAAAAGTGATTTTGGGTTGCAAATGTAGAGAATATCTAcggaaaaagttaaaaataattctatCTAAAATTTTACACCAACTACATACTTTATTAAGTATACTAACTTAgctttttcttgtttctttttcaCCTCCATTGGCTCAAGGCCCAGCACTAGCATCAGTGGACTAACTAAAGGCTACATTTAAAAGTAGCCAGTAAAACTGCTAACTGTATATATTACTGAGAATTTTATGTAAATCATGATTACTATTGGGTTACCCGACTCTTAAAGACTTACAAGAACTAATCTTACACTCTTCTGGCAGCGGAAACACTTGCTAAATGCAACAAACTATGAGAAACACTTGCACAACATACTCCAATAAGCCTAAACAAACTAGATAAATCAATATCACTTCAGACAACAGCATTCAGAAGGATAAAGAAGCATCCCCGAAAACAGGCAAAATAAAAAAGCTAAATGACATTTTGTATCAAGGTCAACAGAATATTTATCATGACTTAATGTGTTTGATTGTTTATCAATCATGCTCATCTACCTTCAGAAGGAGAGAACCAAGAATTTATCTTGTATTAGATCAACAATTATTGGAGACAAGCTCAGTAATTTAAACCTGCTGTTATCTCCCCATCGGGTCCTGCAGTCTTCAAAACTGGTCCTTCTTGTGAATCCTTATCTTGCTGAGCTGATTTATCCTTCCCCGACTTTGAACTACTTTTTTCATCTCCAGCCTGCGAGCTGGTTGCCTATATGAAAATAAGTTGCAATTAGGAGAGACTGTTCTACTCATAATAACCAtggaaggaagaagaaaaagaaacgaGACAAGCTCACTAGAAAGAAGATGATCATGTTAACAGATGCTAATGTGTCAACAGAACTTATAAATCACCAGACATCTCCTACTACATTGCACAGTGGCTTCTGGTATTTGGAACATGTTCATTACAATTTTTTGGTGTGTTTAGAATGAGAGGAATAGAAGATGTTTTGTATATCAACTCTAAATCACTCTCTTAAGGCTACATCTCTTTTAGATTTGTGTAGGTGGGATAATCTATCCTCAGATTCTCATTTGAAGTTGTTCGACTTTAGCTCTTTATCCTTAGTATAGGACTCTTTGTAACAAAGCTAACAATCTCACTCTTTTGTAACTATTTTGCTATATGAATCTTCTTGAGTCATTTATAATACTACTTACTTCataaaacaaaagaagagaaaatccAAGTAGTTCCAAAGCTTCAGGAGAGCAGAAGGTAAAAAACTCAAGTAATAAGTACTCATTGGAACGACTGGCCTACCCTAGTCAACATGGATTGCTCTGCCTGTGCTGCCTTCTTGGAGGATTGGTTCTTCAAGCCGTCGTCACGGCGCTGCCTATCCATCCTGGAGAAACCAAGGATTTAACTTTCGCCGAACAAAAGATTACTGGGAAAAATAACGTGAAGGAcagaaaaatgaaaatgcaCCATAAAAGAACATACATATCACTCCCAGTATTTTCCAAAAGAGTAGTTCTTGatctctttttgttcttcttttggTTATTTACTGGGAGCTCCCAGTGGAAGTATAAGGTttctaactattttttttattcagttcGTGTCTAAATACAACTATAGATGAGATAACATCAATGCAAAACACCCCTTGatgatgtttttcttttttatcggATAAAAGTAATAGTGCGTGGATGATGCTAATGAAAACAAAATGTTTAAATGCATCTTGAGACTAAATTCTTTTGGAAGAACAACTGAATTTCAGTTTCCAAGAGAATTTCAGTTTTTGGTTTTAATGTTGAGTCAGACTTAATGTACACTTGCTTTACAAATACGCCAGAAAAAAATCCACAGACAATACAGGTTGCAACTAGTAAAGCCCATAGATGAGTCCATGCTTGATTTGTCTCATATTGTAATAATACTGAAAATATGATTACTAGAGATTTTTACATTAAAGActgattatttcaaaaaaaagttagGCATCGAGGTAACAGAGTAATgcaaacaaaaatatgataaCAATATTCTGGAAAGAGAGCAACGAAAGAAACCAGATTATGATCATACCGCCTTTGCACCAAACGGATAAAGTGTTGTGGGGGAACATAAACCCTCTCCAtgtcaacaagtgcaataaccATATTCTTTGCTTCAGTTCTAAACCCATCCAGAGCAGTAGTCGCAATTGCAATTACCTAAGATAAATTATTTCCATAAGAAGAAAAGAATATCACAAGATTCAACTTGTAAAATGACAGATCTGCATGATGGGCACCTCTTGCTTAAAAGGAGGATACTTTCCCAGACCTGGTGTCGAATTAGCAGCTTTTGAGACAATATCAACAAGTACTCGGTGCACCTACCAAAATTCCTAAAGCGTTTTAGAATGTAGAAAGAGGAACATTACACAAGTAACTTGGACAGGTCCTTGGAGAAATGTTCAAGGAAGCATAATTTCTCACTAACTGTCTCAGGCACAGATAAACATTGCAACTGATGTGGGTTCATTTTGCATGAGAGTATTTCCAAAGGCTATCTACAATAGCTTGGATGGCCTTTGGAAACACTCTCATGCAAAATGAACCCATAATTTCTGAAGAACAAAACTAGTACTTCTGCAAGACAACTGTATAGTgccaaaaatgcaacatttctGATTAAGTTGGGTTCATTTTTCATGAGTGTATTGCCAAAGGCCAGCCAAGGTAttgaaaggagaagaaaaaaacaaaatgctTCTGAAAGACAATTGTGTACCGCCAAAATTGCATAATTTCTGATTAACATAGTAGATAGGAATAAATCAGTACTACCCAAGGATATCACTTAATCAAATAATGGAAGGGTATAAATAGGCTGGAGGCAGAGACTGTCAACAAGTCCTACTAACAACAACCGTTGTCTTGATAGAATCATGTTTATGGGAGCTATGATTCCATCATCATAttagaattttcattttttctagtTAACCAAATAATTGAAATCCATGAACAAAGAAACTAAAAGTCGTAAAGGGGAAGAGGAAAGGATATGAGGTGGTGGCATGAGGCCAGGAAAAAGAGATAAAAGTTGCAACAAGATTTCCTACATCTTTTCCCTTTTGGTGATTGTCAAGAACAGGGGAAAGTGACAACAACTACTATGCCTCAATCAGAAACTAGTCAAGGAAGGACGATGAGATACAATTAAAACTACTAAATGGGTCAAGCAAAAACAAACAACTGCCTTGATAAAGCAGAATAACATCGGATAGAGATCACCTCTTCGACACAAAGTGTTGAAGGTTCTTTCGCCAGCTCCAACACAGTCTTTATTAAAGACCTTAACCCTTTCTCCGGAGAAATAAGGTAAGGTTGGTAGCCATCTGCTTCCAGCACAACCTTCAGTCAACATGGAAGGTTCActtaagaaaatgaagaataaggaaTCATTCAATAAAGATGCACTTAACTGAAGCCATGATGGATTAAGAAATATACCCTCTTCACATTTTTTAACTCAAAGTGTCTATCCATAGGTAGCTGCTTAATCCTATCAGGGAATTTGCCTTCAAAACTTGCAATTACTTTCCAACCACCGCCCTACAGAGTTAGCTTACATGCTGTAAGTATAAATATACCCAAAGAGATAACacttctaacaaaaaaaaacaactaaaacaGCACATGGTTCTGTGTACCAATCATGGATCCCAATTGCCATAGGGGCTTTCTAGGTTAACATAATAAACGAAAAACTGAAAAAGGAAACTTGATAGATGAATTCTCTTTTGTATTGGTAGTCGAGAAAACTTGATAGATTGATGTGGCTGCATCACACACTCAATACTGACATATTTTGACACCCTATACTGtgccaataaaaaatatttttgacttttttcaaaaaaaaaaaaaaagagacagaTTTCCCACCGGCTTGTCAATAAACATATACCAACGGAAaggtaaaacataaataaaggaACTTCCAGTAGCACTTGACTTCTCAAAGGACAATTATCTTTTAAATCGGACAAATTGTTGTGACAGAAACTTTAAGCAACATGTCAGCAGTATCATGACTATAAACTTTAAAAGAGACATTAGGCTTTCATTCTTTTTCCTACTCCAAGACTCACCTCTCCAGTTGTAAGATGTTCCAGAAACTTATCCTCGAATTCACGACAAAGCTCAAGGGCTAAAGCTTTTGTACCTTCACCACTATTAACCATTTGATCACCAAACTTTACCAGTTCATCCTTTACTGATTGAGATTTTCCCTGGAGCCTGCAGGAGTTATAAAGTAAGGATTAAATTGTGTGTCCTTACAAGTagctaatgaaaaaaaaatagatcaaaGGGAGAATATTGAGACTAGAAACTCAAATAAGCATACGACGATGAGCAACCTGTTGCAACTGTTACATGATTTGTGGAGGCCAAAGAATGGGAAAAAGAAATGACCAATACGTGTTGCTTTGCAAACTAAATTgagaaaaactgaaaaaaatgcTTCCGAAACTAgttttaccaaatataaatcaagaaagTGAAATTAAAGCAATGGAATAGGCCATTACCCTGAGAGAAGATTTGGAAGTCTGACTTTCATTCGATTACGGATCTGTTGAGCAAGGACCTCCACTAATGCTACCCTACCAAGCTTGCTTTGAGGAGCCTTTGTCAATATTGATTTAAGACTTTCACTCTCAGCACGCCATGCTGTTTCTAGTGAATTATCATTGCCTACATTTCCTGATTGGGCTGAAGCTATAGAAACAGATTGACCAATCAAAGCAACCCATGGGATATCGGATGTGCTTGGTGGTCCCTGGTTTAGCAAAAGCGCATGGATAGCTGCAAGAACTTTTGGATCTGAAGCTGCTTGATCTACCTTGCTAATAATACCTATAGTTCTTGTACCTGAAGCATTTGCGAAATATGCTCTCAACAATTATGAGATATGGAGAAGTTAAGAAAATTTGTTGtgaaatacatattttttggaaaattgtaTTTCCTTGAAACTAATAATTGAAGTATTGATGGTACGACTCACATTCTCCATCATGCTCCTTCACAAGTCGAAGTGCTTTATACGAGGAAATTTCTGGTGCTAGAGCAGCGGGAATAACCACTAGTAATATGGCATCACTGCGCGCAACATATGTACTCTGTAAGGAAAAAAGAACAGCCTTTAAGCACCtataagaaagtgagttttacAATGGAATCCATAATGCGCAATCTTGCACTAACCAATGCATCATCAATATGTCCCTTATCCACTCCAGGTAGATCAACCAACTTCAATGGAGGAGCTGTACAGCAAGGTAAAACCACAAAAACAACAAAGATAAGTAGAAAACTATCTGCTCATGCAATTTGGACAGAGAGACATCAGTAGAAGACAATCCAAATTTATAGATCCAACATCAACTAACTAACAAcgcaggaaaaaaaaaattactaatagaCTTGAGGTGCACGGCGAAACTAGTTTATGGACCATGTACTATACCGAAGTTCAACTAAAGTAAATAACAGAGTATCAGCAGAAGAATCCTAGTATCCTTCGAAGTGTAGAATACTACTACTAGACTAACATGGCAAAAACAAAGCATATACAGCCATACCACTTCTAAAGTAGACACACCTGTACTAGTTCGAAGCTTCAAATATATCTCGTCTCGGCTTTTGTTTGAGATCTTGCTTAGTCTATCCTGTAAAGAATGGCGAAGAGCACCTTTTGTTGGGCCAAAGAGTGAACAAGTATGATCAGAGAATGACCTATTTATAAGCCTTTAGTGAAAATAGATTCATAGAGAACTGTACTATAATATGTATAGAGGATATTGCAGCTTGAGAGAAGGCCTCACTTGCAGAGACTTGTTGGGATTTACTGTCGATTTGCAAGATAATTGACTTGCTGTTTAAGGAACTATCCTTTTTAAGTTCAATACATATAGGAGCACGAGTAGCACCTCCTTCACCAGTTGGCTGTCCACATCAAGGTAAAAACAATATAGAAGCATGAACAAACAGTCGCAATAACTtattaccatatatatatatatataaaaatagaattatcAGTAAAAATGAAACTAACCAAAGCAGGATGTCCTAGAAGACTGTTCAATACAGCTGATTTACCAGCACCCTGAGATGTTAAAGATTTAGATATATATCAACCACACAGTAACAAGGAGTGAATGAAGAATTAACTTGAAGATTATTTTCACAATATTTGTATACAAAATCCAAACACAATTAAAGCCATTGTTAAATACTCCTCCGTATGCGGTGACctttcaacaacaacaaaaaaactcTGTGAGTCTGTTAAATTTATTGGACAATCATATATAGTCCGCTGAGAATGCTAGTGCTGATTCCATGAGCACGTGACTGCAAATACTATAAGCCCATATTTCCATCAAGTTTGCAAATACTGATTCATAGAAAAATAGGCATGTAATACTTCCAAAATTCTCCCACACGATGTGGCATTGCATCTAGGGAATAATATAGACAGATCATCATACAATATACAGAAGCAATCTCGACAAATCATGTAGTAATTGCAGAGAAAATAAAACATACAGTATTGCCTAGCGCCACTACATTGAGAAACGTTGAAGGCCGTTTATTCGATGCGGCAGCTTCATTGACATCCTCATCGGCTAACAACGCAGCGGCTTGCCTCATCGCATCGCCGAGCTGCTCCAATTCCTCGATCGCTTCCATTGATCCGCTTCACCACCAAATCACACAATCTCCGTCCGCACAATACAATACCAAAACTACACAATCAGATCACTGAAATTGCATACATTATTATTACATGCAAATTATAATCCTTCACTGAAATTGCACCGAACAATGCAATGGAGGTTCACGGCGAAGAAGGGATGGAGATTTAACAGATACCGAAAATGGCGATAATGAAAATGCTTTTTCTGATTTGTTATATtaggtttttattatttttgtgaagagaattttgttgttttttttcttagaattttGATCGTTGGACTGTCATCTCGGCGGTTACTACAAATTAGTGTGTATATATCAACCGACTAATATGCGCCTGTACGTACTACTACTATTTTATCTGATGAattaaatcaagagaaatttccatttttagttcctcaaattatgtattttctattctttcatttgtgaaattttataaatttataaaattattaatatttacgttgtatttgttttctttaaaaaaaaaaaagagataaatcatatttagacctttttgatgaaaatatgatttattgaattttgtttattttgtgatGCACATTAGATAACTGATCCAGtcatattttatgatttatttctcttttacaCTCTTggtaaaaatgttatttttattattttcttactaTTTACATCTTAATATATACTCTTGACATCTCTATTAGTTGaccatttacttatttttatttattcttaattatttgtcaattttgaaaaatcaaaaaatataaatttttatcaattatatccataattaattactttgaaaaaaaaagtaaaacttctaaaaattttgcaagtttttttattcattcaattcataattaatttagataaaataataaattcactatgtcaatcattattttcttaataggtgtatatattcaaaaatagaCAATGTTAGATAGAAtagaaagcaaaaaaaaaaatattttctgaagCTTGATTTAGTTGTTCTAATTGTCAGAGTTTAGAATGTAAGGTGTCTAATTTTCTGGTTCGATAGGGAATCCGTCGCTGTTCATTTCAgaatgatcacccaaaaaatgaataaacaacGACATCAATACAGTGGAACTCGGATAgacagaaaaataatatttaaccgTTAAATGTTACTCTAGTGAGGTGTTAGGTTACTTTCAAGAATAATTATtactaaagataaaatatatatatatatataaaagaacaaTTAATCTTTCAtcttgaaatattaaaaatgacaTAATTTGATAGAACTATTTTATAAATCAAGACAAATAATTTGAACCTTCTTTGATCTTTTACATTAAAGATTGCAAAAGAaaatgctttttttttcttcacaaatttcGGCAAAATTTAATCCTCTCACGTATTTTATGAAACTAACAATCTGAAcacattttttgttgattagcaatccaaaaaaaaaaaaattgcaattgcTTCATGTGCTGCTAAGATCATCTTTCTTCAAAATTcatttaacaataaaataaaaattaagaaagattGTACAGAGAGCTCAATGGTGGAGTGTGTATATAAACACTTCTCTAAATTGCCGTTTGCTTGTTGAAAGAGTAGTTATTTTCTCCTGATTACTTGTGATGGACCAAATGTGGATACAGTCCC is part of the Solanum lycopersicum chromosome 1, SLM_r2.1 genome and harbors:
- the LOC101258496 gene encoding dynamin-2A; translation: MEAIEELEQLGDAMRQAAALLADEDVNEAAASNKRPSTFLNVVALGNTGAGKSAVLNSLLGHPALPTGEGGATRAPICIELKKDSSLNSKSIILQIDSKSQQVSASALRHSLQDRLSKISNKSRDEIYLKLRTSTAPPLKLVDLPGVDKGHIDDALSTYVARSDAILLVVIPAALAPEISSYKALRLVKEHDGECTRTIGIISKVDQAASDPKVLAAIHALLLNQGPPSTSDIPWVALIGQSVSIASAQSGNVGNDNSLETAWRAESESLKSILTKAPQSKLGRVALVEVLAQQIRNRMKVRLPNLLSGLQGKSQSVKDELVKFGDQMVNSGEGTKALALELCREFEDKFLEHLTTGEGGGWKVIASFEGKFPDRIKQLPMDRHFELKNVKRVVLEADGYQPYLISPEKGLRSLIKTVLELAKEPSTLCVEEVHRVLVDIVSKAANSTPGLGKYPPFKQEVIAIATTALDGFRTEAKNMVIALVDMERVYVPPQHFIRLVQRRMDRQRRDDGLKNQSSKKAAQAEQSMLTRATSSQAGDEKSSSKSGKDKSAQQDKDSQEGPVLKTAGPDGEITAGFLLKKSDKKSGWSKRWFVLNDKTGKLGYTKKQEERHFHGVITLEECNLEDASEEDEPSKSSKDKKATWPDGGKGPSLLFKLTNRVQYKTILKAQSTVILKAETLAEKTEWLNKLKNVISSKGGQVIAESSQPMRPSLSEGTPGTPDMMTRKPADPEEELRWMAQEVRGYVEAVLNSLAANVPKAVVLCQVEKAREDMLNKLYSSVSAQSRAKIEELLLEDHNVKRRREHFQKQSSLLAKVTQQLSVHDNRAAAASSYSNSDGAESVSRSGGQSSGDEWRSAFDGTSSAPQNGDAGSRSRRTPSRMPPAPPGSGQKS